The DNA segment AGCGGCTGCTGCCCCGCCACCTGGAAATCATCTACGAAATCAACACGCGCTTCCTGCGCCAGGTGCAGATCCGCTACCCGTACGACCAGGAGAAGCTGCGGCGGATGAGCCTGGTGGAGGAGGGCCCGGAGAAGAAGATCCGCATGGCCCACCTGGCCGTGGTGGGCAGCCACAGCGTCAACGGCGTGGCCGCGCTGCACACGGAGCTGCTGCGCCGGGACGTGATGACCGACTTCGCGGCCATGTACCCGGAGCGGTTCAACAACAAGACCAACGGCGTGACGCCGCGCCGCTGGCTGGCGTGGTGCAACCCGCGCCTGAACAAGCTGATTACGTCCCGCATCGGCGAGGGCTGGGCCACGGACCTGGACCAGCTGCGCAAGCTGGAGCCGCACGCGGAGGACCCGGAGTTCCGCAAGGCCTTCCGCGAGGTGAAGCGCGCCAACAAGGAGGACCTGGCGCGGCACATCCGGGACTTGCGCTGGGTGCAGCTCAACCCGGACGCCATCTTCGACGTGCAGATCAAGCGCCTGCACGAGTACAAGCGGCAGCTGCTCAACGCGGTGCACATCGTCGCGCTGTGGATGAAGGCCCGGAGGGACCCGTCCACCATCATCCACCCGCGCGCGTTCATCTTCGGCGCCAAGGCGGCGCCGGGCTACCACCTGGCGAAGCTGACCATCCGGCTCATCAACGGCATTGCCGAGGTCGTCAACAGCGACGCGGGCACCACGGGCCTGCAGGTCGTCTTCGCGCCCAACTACCGGGTGAGCCTGGCCGAGCGCATCATCCCCGCGGCGGACGTGTCCGAGCAGATCTCCACCGCCGGCATGGAGGCGTCCGGCACGGGCAACATGAAGCTGATGCTCAACGGCGCGCTGACGCTGGGCACGCTGGACGGCGCCAACGTGGAGATTCGCGAGGCGGTGGGCGACGAGAACTTCTTCCTCTTCGGCCTCACCGCGGACGAGGTGATTGCCCGCAAGCGCGAGGGCTACCGCCCGCGTGACGTGTACAACCAGCACCTGGAGCTGCGCGAGGCGCTGGACCTCATCTCCACGGGCTTCTTCTCGCCCGAGGACAAGCACCTCTTCAAGCCGCTGGTGGACAGCCTCCTCGACGAGGACCGCTACCTCGTGCTCGCCGACTTCCCGTCGTACATGGCGAAGCAGGAGGAGGTCGTCCGCGCCTACCAGGACCAGGAGGGGTGGGCGAAGAAGTGCATCATCAACGTCGCCCGCGGCGGCATCTTCTCCTCCGACCGCACCATCAAGCAGTACGCCGAGGAGATCTGGCGCATCCAGAAGACGCCGGTGGAGCTGTGAGCCCCACCCGGCGCGGGTGAACCACAGACGCATCGCGTCACCCGCGGCCACACCCGACTGACGCAACGCATTGGCCCACCTCGTCACACTCGACGGGGTGGGCCTTTCATTGTCTGGCGCACAGCGTCAGCCGATAACGCGGCGCAATGTATTGACTGGGGAATCAATCCCGGGCACTAGCACTCCCAGTGTCCCGGGCTTCCCCGGTAGTGGGGGAAGGCTGGGACGCGGCTGGAATTGCCTCTCCTCTCCCGAAGGAGTCCCCCATGAAGCAGTCTCGTGTGTTGCTCGCGGCCCTGGCGCTCGGCGTCCTGGGGTTCGCCTCACCCGCCTCCGCCGCCGCGGAGAAGACGACGTACCCGGTGGTGTTCGCCCATGGCCTGGGCGGCTTCGACGACATCCTTGGCTATGATTACTGGGGCGACGACTACGGCACCTTCGTCGGTGACCCCTGCAACGAGCTCTTCGAAGTGACGTGCAACGAGGACATCCACAGCGGGCAGCGCTCCTTCGTCGCCGCGGTGCAGCCGCTCCAGAGCTCGGACGTGCGCGGGCTGCAGCTGGCCGAGGACATCGAGAGCTACCTGGCCTCCGCGGGCGTCCGCCACGTCAACCTCGTGGGCCACTCGCAGGGCGGCATCGACGCGCGCAAGGCCGCGCGGGTGCTGCGCGAGCGCAAGGGCTACGCCGTCGTGAAGGTGCTCCTGAGCGTCTCCTCGCCGCACCGGGGCTCGCCGGTCGCCAAGTTCATCCTCGACCTGGGCCCCGGCGTCACCAGCGTCATCGACGCGCTGTTCCGCATCTACGGCGACGTCGTCTACGGGCCGGGCAATGACGGCTTCGCCGCCGTCAAGGCGCTCGTCTACAACGACTATGACGCCAACGACGGCCTGGCCACGGGCGCGAAGCTGTTCAACTCGAACTACCCCGTCAGCGCGAACTACGCGTCCCACTACGCGTCGCTGATGACGGCCCAGTCCGGCATCAACGTGAATCCCGCCCTCTACCTGCTGCGCGGCTTCTTCTTCGACATCGACGGCGACGGCTACTGCGTCGACGACTGCGAGAATGACGGCGCCGCCGGCCGTGGCGACGGGGTGAAGGCGGAGGACGACGACGACGGCCTGGTGGGCATCAACTCGCAGCAGATGGGCTACCGGCTCCGCTACAGCGAGAACTTCTTCATGGACTCCATCTCCGTGGACACCGCGCTGGGCTACGTGGCCAACATCAACGCGCCGAGCGCCGCGCAGATGACCTCGTCGTCGTCCCTCATCAGCCAGGACCACCTGGACGTCATCGGCCTGGGCGGCGACACGTTCGACGAGATGGAGTTCTACGCAGCCATCTTCGACTACATCGCGCGCAACGACTAGCAACCCCGGGGTGAGGGCGGAATGAGAACGCGGACGAAGCTGATGCTGGGTGGCGCGGTGGCCCTCACGGGCCTGCTCGTCGGACTGCGCCTCATCCCCGCCGGGCAGGCGGCAGTCGCGCCCGCGCCCTCCCGTCAGGACACCGCGCGCGCGGCGTCCCCGGCTTCGTCCGCGCCCCTTCCCACAGCCGCCACGCCCGGCGCCGCGCCCGCGCCCTCCCCCACCCCCACCGTGGCGGAGGCTGGCGTGGACGCGGAAGTCGAGGCGCTCATCACCGTGATGCGGGAGCGCTACGGCGCGCGGCTGGACGAGCCCTCCGTGCAGATTCGCCTGCTGGAGGAGCTGATGCGCTACTTCCAGCGCAAGAGCCCGGACCGCTGGAGGGAGGAGCTGCTGGCCTTCCTCCAGAAGGCCTTCCCCGAGCGCTACCAGGAGCTGGCTGCCACCCTCCGCAACCGGGAGGACTACGAGAAGTGGGTGAAGGACAACGACGCGTACCTGCGCGGGCTGGGCGAGAAGGAGCGCCGCGCGGCGATGTGGGACGCGCGCAACCGGCTCTTCGGGAAGGAGACCGCGGAGCGCATCTGGGCCTCCGAGCTGAAGAACCAGGCCATCGCGGACACCCTGCGGACGCTCGACGCGACGGAGGGCGCCACCGTCACGCAGAAGCTGTCCGCGTACAAGCAGCGGCTGCAGGAGGTCCACGGCGAGCAGGCCCAGGCGTACCTCGCCCGCCACCAGCAGGAGACGCTCAACCGCTTCCTGGACCTGTCCTCCATCCAGCGGGAGCTGACGCAGATGCCGCCCCAGGAACGCTCGCGCAACCTGCGCACCATCCGCCAGGAGCTGGGGCTGGACGAGGAGGCGCTACAGCGCTGGGACGCGCTGGACCAGACGCGCGACGCCCGCTGGGACGCGGGCGCCCGGTACCTGGCGGAGCGCCAGGCCCTGGCGAAAGA comes from the Pyxidicoccus xibeiensis genome and includes:
- a CDS encoding glycogen/starch/alpha-glucan phosphorylase — translated: MRTQTPVTPPRASDGGLTDDSGRTGQDAASMRRSFLDHVRYSRGKNYETSTAHDRFMALSLAVRDRLADRWVKTARQYYEADVKRAYYLSAEYLLGRALGNNLLSLGMHEAAAESMREVGVDLTNLLEMEPDAGLGNGGLGRLAACFLDSLATLAYPGMGYGIRYEFGIFTQDIVDGYQVERADEWLKFGNPWEIVRPEKAVPVRFFGRVEHHQGPDGRPVARWVGGKTVIGVPYDTPIAGYHNNTVNTLRLWQARASEEFDLLLFNAGDYERSVVEKNDSEVISKVLYPNDAFQAGKELRLKQQYFFVACSIADIVRRYLKNHTDFREFPNKAAIQLNDTHPAIGVAELMRVLVDEKRLLWDEAWSITQAVFGYTNHTLLAEAMERWPATLFERLLPRHLEIIYEINTRFLRQVQIRYPYDQEKLRRMSLVEEGPEKKIRMAHLAVVGSHSVNGVAALHTELLRRDVMTDFAAMYPERFNNKTNGVTPRRWLAWCNPRLNKLITSRIGEGWATDLDQLRKLEPHAEDPEFRKAFREVKRANKEDLARHIRDLRWVQLNPDAIFDVQIKRLHEYKRQLLNAVHIVALWMKARRDPSTIIHPRAFIFGAKAAPGYHLAKLTIRLINGIAEVVNSDAGTTGLQVVFAPNYRVSLAERIIPAADVSEQISTAGMEASGTGNMKLMLNGALTLGTLDGANVEIREAVGDENFFLFGLTADEVIARKREGYRPRDVYNQHLELREALDLISTGFFSPEDKHLFKPLVDSLLDEDRYLVLADFPSYMAKQEEVVRAYQDQEGWAKKCIINVARGGIFSSDRTIKQYAEEIWRIQKTPVEL
- a CDS encoding esterase/lipase family protein encodes the protein MKQSRVLLAALALGVLGFASPASAAAEKTTYPVVFAHGLGGFDDILGYDYWGDDYGTFVGDPCNELFEVTCNEDIHSGQRSFVAAVQPLQSSDVRGLQLAEDIESYLASAGVRHVNLVGHSQGGIDARKAARVLRERKGYAVVKVLLSVSSPHRGSPVAKFILDLGPGVTSVIDALFRIYGDVVYGPGNDGFAAVKALVYNDYDANDGLATGAKLFNSNYPVSANYASHYASLMTAQSGINVNPALYLLRGFFFDIDGDGYCVDDCENDGAAGRGDGVKAEDDDDGLVGINSQQMGYRLRYSENFFMDSISVDTALGYVANINAPSAAQMTSSSSLISQDHLDVIGLGGDTFDEMEFYAAIFDYIARND